CCGATAAAGCTCGCGAACGCAACCTTCCACATCGAGACCGGAGCCTCGCCGGTGTTCGCACCGCTCTGCATCTCCTCCCCTTCCGTCTATTCTTTCCTGACGGAAACTCTACGGCAAACCCGGGTCTGAATCCCGGCTTCTTCAAGCGGCGGGTTTCTTTCCGCGCCGGGAGGAGATCAGGGCCGCCAGAGCCAGAAGCGTCGGGGGGACAAGGGCGCCGGCGAGGACGTCGGACGGGTAGTGGACCCCGAGGTACATGCGACTGAGGGAGATCATCGCCGCGACGAATACCCCCGTCGCCGCGACGACCCACCGCAGCGGACCTTGCAGATGCAGAAAGAGTATCACCGCCAGAAACCCGTAGAACCCGACCGCCATCGTAGCGTGGCCGCTCGGGAAGGACAGATACCCGGCGGTGTAGCCGGAGTCTATTAAGTCCGGTCTCTCGCGCCCGAAGGTGTACTTCAGGATGGTCGTAGCGATCATCCCGCCCGGGGTCGAAACAAGGATGGCCATAGCAGAGACGCGCCACCCGAGAAAAAAGAAAACACCCGCCGCCGCAAACGCCAGCACCGCGCAGACCCGGTAGTAGCCGATGGTCGTAAAGAAGAGCATCGTACCGGAGAGGCTCTCCGGCAGGTTCGCGTCGAGGAAAAGAAGCGTCGCGACATCGAAGCCCCGCGTCAGGCCGAGCAGGACCGCAACGGCCGTAAAAGCAAAAGCGAGAACGAGAACCACAAGGGCCGTCGCGGCCCGGGGTCTGTCGTGCAGGACACCTTCTAGAGGTCTGGTCTGCATGTTTTGGTTTTCTCGCATCCGGGACTTTCCGTTGTTTTCAAGCGGTATGCGCCGGATTCTATCCCAGAGCAGGGACAGAGACGTCGGTGGAACCTCTGCCGAAAGCCTTTACATATCCGGGAAGGTGGGTAATGTAACGTCAGACCACTAATCGAATGGGATGCCTCACCGATACGGAGAGCCGCCGACGAAACGCATGGGTAGCTCAAGGGAAGCATCGGAGACATGCCGAAGGAGGAAACAGGTCGTGGTAGCGAATTTCAGGTCGCAGGTCGGGACGGTTTTCTGGGTGTCGCTTGTCTTCTCGGTGCTGTTCGTTCTGTGGGGGGTTTTCTTCACGGAGAACCTTTCGGCGGTCTTCGACGCGACGCTCGGGTACGTTGTCTCGACGTTTGGCTGGATCTACCTGATAGCCGTAACGGGGTTTCTGGTCTTTATCCTCTACCTTGCGCTGTCGAGGCACGGTCGGGTCAGGCTCGGCAGGGACGACGAGCGACCGGAGTTCTCGACCGTCGCCTGGATCAGCATGCTCTTCGCCGCCGGCGTGGGCTTGAGCTTTCTTTTCTGGGGCGTGGCGGAGCCGGCCTCGCACTTCGGTACTACGCCCTACGGACTGGCCGAGCCGAACACCCCCGAGGCGGCGGCCCTGAGCCTTCAGTACACCTTCTTTCACTGGGGACTCCATCCCTGGGCGGTCTACGCCGT
This sequence is a window from Rubrobacter indicoceani. Protein-coding genes within it:
- a CDS encoding phosphatase PAP2 family protein, with amino-acid sequence MQTRPLEGVLHDRPRAATALVVLVLAFAFTAVAVLLGLTRGFDVATLLFLDANLPESLSGTMLFFTTIGYYRVCAVLAFAAAGVFFFLGWRVSAMAILVSTPGGMIATTILKYTFGRERPDLIDSGYTAGYLSFPSGHATMAVGFYGFLAVILFLHLQGPLRWVVAATGVFVAAMISLSRMYLGVHYPSDVLAGALVPPTLLALAALISSRRGKKPAA